One part of the Bacteroidia bacterium genome encodes these proteins:
- a CDS encoding TIGR04076 family protein — translation MELRPDQFELYDLKVSVESISGNCTCKMSVGDCFYMKGGKISLPNNKDFCLYALQASIPLLPAKQRKNHPADWMETDARIICPDPACKLIMRIDRADSRVWDHDEVSPIKWEEIQDKE, via the coding sequence ATGGAGCTAAGGCCCGATCAGTTTGAATTATACGATCTCAAAGTATCTGTAGAAAGTATTTCCGGAAATTGTACCTGTAAGATGTCTGTGGGAGATTGTTTTTATATGAAAGGAGGGAAAATATCTCTCCCCAATAACAAAGATTTTTGTCTTTATGCCCTTCAGGCAAGCATTCCCCTATTACCTGCCAAACAGCGGAAAAATCATCCGGCAGATTGGATGGAAACAGATGCACGAATCATTTGCCCTGATCCAGCCTGCAAACTGATCATGAGGATAGACAGAGCAGATAGTCGGGTGTGGGATCATGATGAAGTGAGCCCAATTAAATGGGAAGAAATACAGGACAAAGAATAA